One genomic segment of Triplophysa rosa linkage group LG22, Trosa_1v2, whole genome shotgun sequence includes these proteins:
- the dclk1a gene encoding serine/threonine-protein kinase DCLK1a isoform X4: protein MLLPWQPAKKHLCANWLCFNTLLCLKVRMNWVPSVPCKGKTYGAAEAIMDGRKDGLSCRGFCVFLRWMCVVSKGSQQSGSSLSLASTKVCSMDEEEGPVSDAEPVEETETPTVPSSISDQYKVGRMIGDGNFAVVHECVEHSTGRAYALKIINKGKCRGKEHMIQNEVAILRRVKHPNIVLLIEEMDTYSELYLVMELVKGGDLFDAITSANRYTERDASGMLYNLANAIKYLHSLNIVHRDIKPENLLVYEHQDGSKSLKLGDFGLATVVDGPLYTVCGTPTYVAPEIVAETGYGLKVDIWAAGVITYILLCGFPPFRGITDDQEALFDQILLGQLEFPPPYWDNVSDTAKELIVSMLQVEVDQRYTALQVLEHPWVTNDGLSENEHQLSVAGKIKKHFNMGPKPSNNTSGVSVMTLDHDFSMQRSGSLDFYQNPGMFWIRPPLLIRRGRFSDEDATRM, encoded by the exons ATGCTGCTGCCATGGCAACCAGCAAAGAAACACTTATGTGCTAACTGGCTTTGTTTTAATACACTGCTGTGTTTAAAAGTGAGAATGAATTGGGTCCCAAGCGTGCCGTGCAAAGGGAAAACGTATGGGGCAGCTGAGGCTATCATGGATGGGAGGAAAGATGGACTATCCTGTAgaggtttttgtgtttttctaagGTGGATGTGTGTGGTCTCTAAA GGATCTCAGCAAAGTGGTTCCTCTCTCTCACTGGCATCTACCAAAGTCTGCAGCATGGATGAGGAGGAAGGACCTGTCAGTGATG CTGAGCCGGTGGAGGAGACGGAAACACCCACTGTTCCGAGCTCCATTTCAGATCAGTACAAAGTTGGCCGAATGATCGGGGATGGGAATTTTGCGGTGGTCCACGAGTGTGTGGAACACTCCACTGGCAGAGCGTACGCTCTGAAGATCATCAACAAGGGCAAATGTAGAGGAAAG GAACATATGATTCAAAATGAGGTGGCCATCCTGAGACGAGTGAAACATCCCAACATTGTTCTGTTGATTGAGGAAATGGACACCTACAGTGAACTCTATCTGGTCATGGAGCTTGTTAAG GGAGGAGATCTTTTTGATGCTATCACTTCCGCCAACAGATACACTGAGCGAGATGCCAGTGGCATGTTGTACAACCTAGCCAACGCTATCAAGTATTTACACAGCCTTAACATCGTCCATAGAGACATCAAGCCAGAGAACCTCTTG gtaTATGAACATCAAGATGGAAGTAAATCTTTGAAGCTCGGAGACTTTGGCTTGGCCACCGTGGTAGACGGGCCCTTGTATACTGTCTGTGGAACACCCACATATGTAGCACCAGAGATTGTTGCAGAGACCGG GTATGGCCTTAAGGTAGACATCTGGGCCGCTGGAGTCATCACATACATTCTCCTCTGTGGTTTTCCTCCATTTCGTGG GATCACAGATGATCAGGAGGCTCTGTTTGACCAGATTCTGCTGGGCCAGTTAGAATTTCCTCCTCCATATTGGGACAATGTATCGGATACAGCTAAA GAGCTCATAGTGTCCATGCTGCAGGTGGAAGTAGATCAGAGATACACAGCGCTGCAGGTGCTGGAACATCCCTGGGTAACT AATGATGGTTTGTCAGAAAATGAGCATCAGCTGTCGGTGGCAGGAAAGATCAAGAAGCACTTTAACATGGGCCCCAAACCCAGCAACAACACTTCTGGAGTATCCGTCATGACG CTCGACCATGACTTTTCCATGCAGAGATCAGGGTCGTTGGATTTCTATCAGAACCCGGGCATGTTCTGGATAAG ACCACCGCTCTTGATAAGGAGAGGCAGATTCTCCGACGAGGACGCCACCAGAATGTGA